In Dehalococcoidia bacterium, the following are encoded in one genomic region:
- a CDS encoding ATP-binding protein — MLRKLDNFDLLVIDDLGYLPQGAEESEVLFTLIAERYERRSLGITSNLVFSEWEKVFANPMAT; from the coding sequence ATGCTCAGAAAGCTGGACAACTTCGACCTGCTGGTGATCGACGACCTTGGCTACCTGCCGCAGGGAGCTGAGGAGTCGGAGGTGCTGTTCACGCTGATAGCCGAACGCTATGAGCGAAGGTCTCTGGGCATCACCTCGAACCTGGTGTTCAGCGAGTGGGAGAAGGTGTTCGCAAACCCGATGGCGACC